In Vespula pensylvanica isolate Volc-1 chromosome 2, ASM1446617v1, whole genome shotgun sequence, the genomic window AATTTGGAAACACGATACTACACTATCCATTTCATTCGTTCGCACAATGCTCGTGACGGATAGACGAGTCGAAGAGCTGCAAGAGAGCATATGCATGTTCGCACAACGAGGTAAAACGAGTTTTAAAAGAAgcaaatgtatatatgcatatatgtatgtatgcatgtgtgtacatatatatatatacatacatacatacatacatacgtacgtacatacatagatataatatatacgtagggAAAGCCTCCTGTAGGCAGAAGGGTCggagaaatggagaaagagaaagagaagggaacgGTATGTTTCCAACAGTCGGCGGAAATTAATGGCTGAAGCGTACGGATATATCCTGTAGATACTCACCAGCTGTACTCAGGCCCGGACTGGAGGTGAACTTGGCCACGTCGACGATTTTTACAGCGAAAGTCTGCCCGGTCTGTCGGTGAATGCATTTCCGAACGACGCTGAATGGTCCCCTGAGacaatggaagagaaagacgtaagcgataataattaagtatGTTAGGCTAGACGAAATTACGTGccggttatatatatatatatatatatatatatatatatatatatatatgtatgtatgtatgtatgtatgtatgtatatatgtatgtatgtatgtatatatgtatgtatgtatgtatgtatgtatatgtaggtaggtaggtagataggtaggtacggtatatacatatgtacatacatacatacatacatacgtatggcTAGCCATTATTGAACCATAAACGAGCCGGTACATCCGCGGCAGATTCGAATTGGAATCAGAGATCGAGCTGTATTAAAGCCAATAACGGTCAGGGCAATCCGACGAACGCTAACCGCGAATGCATTCATCGAATGTGCCGAACCTCCTAATGGCTCGGGCGTTATCAATCATCGTAGTCAACGATGTATTGTAGACCTTAAGCGTGTCAACGTTGAAATACTTcatcttaattttaattaattttttacatctACAGATTAATATGAAAGAATGAACGCTGAGATAATTGGAATTCTCATTTTCCTTGGAGATATCTTGATCTTCTTTGAGAacatcattgttattattattattattattattgttattgttattgttgttgtcattgttgttattgttattattattattactgttactaTAAATAGTTTCTCGAGAATAATTCTGGAATAATTCAATTCAAATCCTCCGtttctttaatagaaaataaaccaGCGAGTTTCTCGGATTGGAAGTTGGGATCGAATATCTCGCACTATGCTTTCTCGACTGTCGGGACCCGATAAAAGCATCGTTCGCGAACCGTCCACGAAGGAAATTGATAATACGAGGTACGTGAAAATCGCGTCGTTTTTACGTCGAGCGTCTGTCGATAAACGGGGAAGCTAAGATATTCGAATGACATCGATTCGTGTCAGTGAAGAAGCGTATGCACAGGCCTGTCCGAGCAACAAGTATTCCTCAAGTATTATTCTATTCAGGAAAAATCGCTATCCCGACGTTCGAAGATCTGTGTCAAgagttaagagagagagagagagagagagagagagagagagagagaaagtttttgAAAATACAACATGTCTgtagagaaataagagaaatcgAATTTTCCTGCGTGACGATGAAAGAGCACACGCACGCTTGGACACACACATCAAATACACATTTGCACGAGTCAAACCCTTGATGTAATCTGTACACGCGAGGTTGAAATACACATTGTCACGTTCGAGGGCCTCATAAATATTCGAGGAGCGTGAAAGCGAAATAATGCGGCTAATCCGTTGcggatttttctttcgtagctTTTAACGTTACGAAAAGAATTATGAAGTACGtcatctttcatattttcggtattaaaatctctctctctctctctctctctctctctctctctctctctctctctctctctctctctctctttcactctcttgtGATACACCCTTAACATAGCAAGAGACTTAATAGGGCAGTCAGCTTGACGGAGTTACCCTcctttcgtagaaaattatcGACACCTAGTACGTGCTATGCCGCGAACAATTATCGTTGATTCTTTACACGCCAACAAGCGTTATTATCTTCggctttttattttcttgatcttgataaaataataacaataatagtacgATAATAGCAAAGGTCATTTTAATTAAGGTCAGAAGGTTGAAGGAAAACTCGATATATCTAGATTTATCGCCAAAGCAAACAGTTAagacgattaaaattattcgaaatatgtatatgacgTTATGCGAGATATATGATAAAGTGAAATTTCCATGTTACTAGATTAACGAGAAATTATCCTAGCTTTTCGCTCTATCTATTTGGAAGACGTTGCGAAGTTATGACGTTTGACATTTGAGTTTCGGACGGGAAACGTGTTTAGACATATTCCAATATGCATTGCGAATGCATCGGAGGTTAACGTTGGAAAGAGATTTGCGGTACAGAcatgttaaaataatacagatgaaatgtttcttctgatttcaaaaagaaaaagatcaggGAGACGTAATGCCGACGGACCGTTGGCAAGATGCCTTATGTTCGCCAATCTGAGGAAGAGATTCCACGAAGTAAGTTTGATGTGTGTTGTTCTAATTGGACGTGAGTTCTTAGAGAATGAAAAGCAACACTCGGCATCGGTATGGCTATGCATCGTAGACCGAGACGGATATTAACGTTCCGTCTGTTGAGATCAGTTGTTTCCGCATTATTGGACGTACATAGACATAATAGACACCCTGACCAGGAacaggaaagagaagagatgggAAATTGAACTCGGTAAATGGGATtgcgagaacgaaagagaaagagagaaagagagagagagagagagagagagaaaagagaggagaaacttagaaataaataacatcgCTGACACGAGCTCGTTGGTTTCAGGGATCCGTTTAACCGAGTGAAATAGCACTCAACGTACCCTCCACTTTCCTCTCGAACCTATTcaacctttttctttgtacctCGTGTTCTTgtcgtttctctcttatcgACTCGCATGTACTGCATGTATATTGCGACCAGACAAAGAgtaatatacaaatgtatacgGATAACGCTTAAAAAACGtgaagataatagaaaatggGTAAGTTCAGAAGGTAcgcttttcttatttcgagaaaatatacGGCAACGATTCGTATATAaagctatttctttttattctttttgttttcttttttcgttttgttttctgtttGTTCCTGTTTTGTTTATAATCAGCCTAGCGTGACAATTACTACGAGATAACACAGGAAACGAAAGTCGAGATATCCTTCGTTGCTCGTAAATGCGTCGTTGACTCGTCGAATTTACGAGGCTGCATTGTGCAATAATGAAATTCTCCCAACGTCTAAATTTAAAGTTTCGATCCGTTCAATGTTGAAAGTTTTCGCCACGTGTCTGCACATCGGCGGAACAATGGAGTATCCAGTCACGTCTGCTgcgatctttttcttacgttGGTGTCGAGTGGAGTAACTCGGTTACATGGAGTCAatcttcttcctccctctaCTGAGTTCAAGTGGATCGAAGTTTTGCCACTTCACTGCGATCAGCTCTACGTTTGTGTCGACCTCGATGCTACTTTCCTACTACTTCAACGAACAATATGAAATGAATTTCGTCCTTGACGCCTATTCAATATCACGCTTtgcatttgtatatatatccgCGAGGCATGTTCCTCTTGGCACGCCCGAAAATCCGATCTCTCGGGTTTCCTCCGATTATCCAAATATATACATCTGCTATTACACTCGACCCTCTTAtgtcgttagaaaaaaaatatcaatttttcctatataatcgttttgattttcaaattctatcccgattaaaaatcgattagaaattgATACAATCTCTGCGGCGTATCACTTAAACatatttcgtttcaatttACACGCGACATTTATCGTTCAAATTTACATGCGATTACGATCGGTTGCATGTATTAGAATTTTCTTAGATAGACGTACTTCTATCTATAGTTCAAtgatttcttataaataagaaaataaaatagattgtactgtacgaaaaaaaatcacaCGTCGTAAAAATAGTTTCTCTAGTTTCTATGTATTTAGAAGAAtccgatataaaaatgatttactaTCTATCACTGTTACTTCACCTGTACAAactgataagaaaaaataattactattaacaTTAACATAAGTAACATTACTGAATACTATAAAAGAGAACTAACCGATCCTGAAACGCCACATGAGGTGAAAGAACATCTAAACAGTACCATGCTCTGGATCGTGTCTCTTTTCGTTCATACTTTATTAGTCGTTGCCAGACCGACCGAAAATGATATCGAAAATGGTAAGAATAAtgttcgataatatatttaataataatatcatttgtcgaattgaaaatctttctctattttttgatTTCCGTTTTTAGACAACACGACTGATACAGAATTTGCACGCAAGAATTGCGTTCTATCCATGAAATATAAGTATGGCGATCTTAAAGAACCACAGCCGTTGATTCTAACTCGAAATGGTACTGCATCGACGATACTTTATCCCAACGTTAAAGGTATATTATACGTGCGAGCGGGTCAGTCGATTTATTTGGCATGCCCGGGAGAACAGAATTCTCTAAGAGACATGGACTACGCTCAGGAAGTGGAAGCTANNNNNNNNNNNNNNNNNNNNNNNNNNNNNNNNNNNNNNNNNNNNNNNNNNNNNNNNNNNNNNNNNNNNNNNNNNNNNNNNNNNNNNNNNNNNNNNNNNNNCTATTGATAATCGTCGATAATCTAATTTTCCAGGCCGTCGAAATGGATGGTTGGTGATTATTTTggaaagatagatattaaCGGGCAATACAACTTCAACACGCAGCTTATCACACTCCAAAAACTTTTGAATTCGAGCGAATTGGCCAAATCTCATCTAACGAAGTCACGTCAGTTCCTATCTCGTGGGCATATGACGGCAAAGGTCGACTTCGTTTATGGTGCTTTACAATCGCTTACGTTTTGGTATATAAACGCTGCTCCTCAATGGATGTCTTTCAATGCTGGCAACTGGGAAAGGCTTGAGAACAGCGTCAGAAACTTCGCTACCGATCGTTCTTTGGATCTAGATGTTTACACGGGTGTACACGGTCAAATGACCTTGCCCAATGCTCGTGGCAAACAGCaagatatatatctctatgcCAATGGCACGAGTAGAGCCATTCCCGTCCCCAAGTTCTATTGGAAAATAATCTACGATCCACAAAGCAAGAAGGGTACGGCGTTTGTCGGTTTGAATGATCCCTTTATCAAGTCGATAACTGAAGATATCTACATATGCTCGGATATCAGTTCCACGATCGAATGGCTGACGTGGAGACCTAACGATATCAAAGCCGGTATCTCTTATGCGTGTACCATCGACGATCTACGTGAAGCTATACCGACCATTCCTAAATTTCAAACGGTTGGTATTCTAACGTAAGAATCAATaggaataatttcaaaaagattTGAACAGTTCGCAAAATAAAACGccaaaaagaatatttactcTAGTTGGAACGTTCGATTATTACCTTTGATCTTTGACACGTGATGATTACGTCTTAAGTTAACACGATTGACCTAATTTCTcgatattcttattaataatgtaaattttagAGAAAGCAGTGAATCAAGGTATATCGTATTATCGCGCGTGTCGCGTCTTGAGATTTTGTCTCGTCACTATTATGTTCCTTGAATTTTCcaggattctctctctctctctctctctctctctctctctctctctctctctctctctatctctctctctctctttttctcgatttcgAGTTTATCACGAAAAAGCGTAAGGAAATTTTATCTCGATAATTTCGTTACCGATTACCTTTCCACCATCGACCCATCTTCCCGTTTTCTTCATTcctatgttttatatatatatatatatatatatatatatatatatatatatatatgtacaagcagatctatctatctatctatctatctatctatctatctttctatctgtacacacacatacacacagatacgTTTGAGTACCGAAAGTAATTTACACGAATATGGTTCGTTTCAAAAATCGAAGAAGGAAATGCCATaactaaatgaaaaatgtattgaaACAGTGCTAGAGTATGTGCAGCGTAATCCTCATGCATCAGTTCAAGAGATTTTAAGGATAAGCGATATTTCAAAATCCTCTGTTCATCGTATTTTAAAGGATCAAAAACTTCGTCCATTTCGATTGTCCATTGGACAAACATTGTGACCTGGAGATGAAATTCAACGTGTCAATTGTTCAACAGTagatagtaaaaaataaataaaaacaggTCAATAGTAAATAGTACTATGTCAAACAGTATTTTTTAAGACGTATACAAGAGAatgcaaaatttaatttacaaattttgtaGACAGATGAAGTTTCACCAACAAGAGTATATTTAATCGTCACAAGCAACACACATGGTCTGATAAAAAttctgatttaaaaaaaaaatacgaataatcAAATATGACACACTATCAATGTCTATGGGATACTTAATAAGTACATTGTTGGAccatatttttgtaaaaggaATTTCTACGGACAAAGACATAGAAagtttttaaaattcaaattaccAAATCTCTTGAATGACACCGAAATTCCCTTATCCATGCGACaaataatgtattttcaaCAAGACAAGGCTCCAGTACATAATTCTCAAACTGGCAGATATTCAAATGAGAAATATCCAAAAAGATGAATCGGTACACAAGGTCTAATTGCTTGGCTTCCACGGTCACCAGATTTGACACCccttgactttttttttaagggaaTTTTTAAAGGATAATATGTATTCGcatctaataaataatgtccAAGAAATTCAAAAACACGTAGCGTTAGAAAGATTACAAATTacaagaaagataattatagGATGTCATGAAAAATGTACAGAAAAGAATGGAGAAATGTTGAGAGTGCGATGGAGAACCATTTGAACATCTTTTGTAGAGTAAGTAGtgttagaaataataagatatcTTATCGATATCAGAAGATGAttcatatttacaaataaaacatTGATAGAATGGAACGAATGAAAGACAACTGGACCGATGCATAAAATGCatgaaaatttcatagaaTTATGTAGTGCCTAATACTACTTAATTTTGTCATACGacatttttcttgatttctaATTCTTTCAAAGCTATAGCTCGGCCCAGTTCCGTAGGACACCCTATATACATGGACTATTACACTCGATCGATGACCCTCTTATGTCTTTAGAAACACAATATCAACTTTTCCTATATAATCGTTTTGATTTTCACGGTCTATcctaattaaaaatcgattaagtATTGATACATTTCATATCGCGTATCATTAAAacatatttcgttttatttaccGTTCAAATTTACATGCAATTACGAACGAGCGTATTAGAATTTTCTTACTAGAGATACTTCCATCTATAGTTCATtgatctattataaataagaaactaAAATCGATTGTActgtacgaaagagaaagaacgcaTATTGCAAACATACTTTTTTTATGTCttattaatctttaatttcttaatatatttgatcTGAGAGTacgtcataaaaataaattatcatctaTCATCATTAATACACTTGTACAAactgataagaaaaaataattatcattaaacattagtgaataatatataagagaacTAAATGATCCTGAAACGCCATATGaggtgaaagaaaatttcaacagCACCATGCTATGGATCGTGTCTCTcttcattcatattttattagtcGATGccagatcgatcgaaaatgatGTCGAAAATGGTAAGAATAATGTTCGataatatgtttaataataatatcacttTTCGAGTTGAAaatttttgtctattttttgttttctatttttagacAACACGACTGATACAGAATTTGCACGCAATAATTGCGTTCTATCCATGAAATATAAGTATGGCGATCTTAAAGAACCACAGCCATTGATTCTAACTCGAAATGGTACTGCATCGGCGATACTTTATCCCAACATTAACGGTACATTAAAGGTGCAAACGGATCAGTCGATTTATTTGGCATGCCCGGGAGAACAGAATTCTCTAAGAAACATGAACTACGCCCAAGAAGTGAAAGCTACCTGCGtaaggaataaaatatttcacgttAACGGTGAAAATCGAAATTNNNNNNNNNNNNNNNNNNNNNNNNNNNNNNNNNNNNNNNNNNNNNNNNNNNNNNNNNNNNNNNNNNNNNNNNNNNNNNNNNNNNNNNNNNNNNNNNNNNNCTATTGATAATCGTCGATAATCTAATTTTCCAGGCCGTCGAAATGGATGGTTGGAGATTATTTTggaaagatagatattaaCAGGCAATACAACTTCAATACGCAGTTGAGCACATTCCAAAAACTTTTGAATTCGAGCGAATTAGCCAAGTCTCATCTAGCGAAGTCACGTCAGTTCCTGTCTCGTGGACATTTGACGGCAATGGTCGACTTCGTTTATGGTGCTTTACAATCGCTTACGTTTTGGTACATAAACGCGGCTCCTCAATGGATGTCTTTCAATGCTGGCAACTGGGAAAGACTTGAAAACAGCATCAGGAACTTTTCTACCTATCGTTCTTTGGACCTAGATGTTTACACAGGTGTACACGGTCAAATGACTTTGCCCAATGCTCGTGGCAAACAGCaagatatatatctctacGTCAATGGCACGAATAAAGCCGTTCCCGTCCCCAAGTTCTATTGGAAAATAATCTATGATCCACGAAGCAAGAAAGGTACCGCGTTTGTCGGTTTGAATGATCCCTTTATCAAATCGATCACTGAAGATATCTACATATGCTCGGATATCAGTTCCGAGATCAAATGGCTTCTGTGGAGACCTAACGATATCAAAGCCGGTATCTCTTATGCGTGCACCGTCGACGATTTACGTAAAGCCGTACCGACCATTCCTAAATTTCAAACGGTTGGTATTCTAACGTAAGAatcgataagaataatttcgaaaaattttgtatacttTGCAAAATAAAGgatcaaaaagaatattttctctagTCGGTAGGTTCGATTATTATCTTCGATCTTTGATACGTGCCGATTATGTCGTAAGTTCACACGGTTGACCTAATTCCTCGAcaatcttattaataatataaattttagagaaaattgcaaataaatgtatattatttaatcgcaTGTGGcgcgtattattaattattattaatctaaaaaaattgattcagCTGATATCGTAACAGTTCATAATTGAAAAGCTTTCTGAATTACTACAGTTCGAACGAAGACGTCCACTCGGTGTGCCGTTGTACGGTAAAATAATTACTACGATgtacatatagatagagagtatttacgtatatgtatgtgtacacatacatattatattttcaaacaatAATTGCATTCGgaataataatggaaaaacaattaattctaCGTGCTGTTTACTCACGGGAAATGACAATGTACAcctacgaaagaaagaaaaaaataaagtaaaagaaaaaaacattgttCGAACTTTGTTCCTTTTATATCCAAAATAATTGTATCCTTCCTATCAACGTTAGGTCTATCACCGGTTTGCGTCGTTTCATGCTTGGCAGCTTACCAAAGCGAGCTTACAGAAAAGTAACTACGCGTCGTTCGCCGTCTTTTGCGATAAAGAGTTATTAACGACGAACCGATTGGCAAGTTTGTATAACGATACCGCGATAATGCTTCCTCGAGCCAAAGATGAGCTTCTCTTCTAGACTCCACGGGTATACCGGATAAACGAGACGTTTCGTATTGACGTCAGAAGAAATCGATGTGTTACGTCGAAAGCTGAAAAAGCTTTGCTTCTACGCTTCGAACGTTTCGACggtagatatatgtgtgtgtgtgtgtgtgtgtgtgtgtatacgttaagtagtatttctattaaatacgTATGATGACACGCAAGTTTTAGAAACTGTGGTcgtaagaaaaatcgaaacaaTGAGAACAAAGGAAACGAGAACGATCGCGATAACATGTTCTCTCGTAAAGAATCTTGAATCCGATGGGGAAGATAGCCTTAGCGCAATTAAGTTCAAGGACAAATTCCACGAGAAAGTATTTACCCTGAGTTTTGAAGAACGCGTATTCTGCATGACCCTTCGCAAGAATTACCaagatgagagagacagagagaaagagagagagggagagatagagagaagagaagagaagaaaagtaggGCGAGCATCGTAAAAGCGGTGCATGCTTAGTCGTATCTCGTTTTATACATGTCGACATTGAGATTTTGCCTCGTCACTGTTACGTTCCTTGAATTTTCtaggattctctctctctctctttgtctctctctctctctctctctctctctctcNNNNNNNNNNNNNNNNNNNNNNNNNNNNNNNNNNNNNNNNNNNNNNNNNNNNNNNNNNNNNNNNNNNNNNNNNNNNNNNNNNNNNNNNNNNNNNNNNNNNctctctctctctctttctctttcgatttggAGTTTATCACGGAGAAGCGTGaggaaatttcatttcgataattTCGTTACCGATTACCTTTCCACCATCGACCTATCTTCCCGCCTTCTTcctatattatctatatatgtacttatatacatgcatatatctatctatctatctatctatctatctatctatctatctatctatctatctatctatctatctatctatctatctgtctgtctgtctgtctgtctgtctatctatctatccacctatctacatatatgtatgtatgtatgtatatgtatgtatgtatgtatatgtatgtatgtatgtatttcagTACCAagtttcaatttcattttctcacgCTCAGATTGTTAACTTTGACGAAACGACAAAATGTAAACATCCCACTCGaataaacgtttgaaaaattgcTATTTGCTCGGCCCATTTACGGAATACGCGAAAACGTGAAAAGTAAAGGGCACTCGTTAATGACGTTCGATGAAACGTAAACGAAAAATTGCTCACATTCTAGAGTACTCCagatatattcgtataagaaaattagtatttatgataaatgaaaaatatcgagaatataaaacgaaaatatcgacgacgacgtgAGAAATATCGATGCATGAGAAAGATCAAAgggaagattttttttcttgacgaacgatcgatcgtaatagTAAGGTCGTACATAAGTCCTACCtaattctaatttctaatttggagaaaaaaaagagagagagagagagagagagagagagagagagagggaaagaaagagacagaaagaaaatgaaagaaagtgcTTGAACGAGAGGAAAGCTCGATCGCTTTAttgtaatacaaatataaaaagagtcTAAGAGGAACACGATTCACTGGACCGAgcttttattcattcataaaGGAATGCAGTGCATTCAACCTCTATTGACCGCGTCTGACAAAGAATACTTCGTACATTGTTCAATTGATGGGTTCAAAGGCGATACTCGGATGAAGATCTACGAGCCAGGGTGCGAAGGTTTCGTCGGCAGTCACCTCGAGAGAGAGTTAATGTACACTATACAtctagatataaaattttagataAGTGAACGGCAAAGTGTCTCTTGAGTCCCAACGTTCTTAACACgactattttttcttgtacttttTTATCCTTGTAATTTGTAACTATAACTTTCAGAGAATCGATTTAATGGAATGCAAAGACCGAGGTCAATGATCTTTAAAGAGAAACCATGTAGAATATTAAACGATCATGTCGTTATGATATCATAAATCAAGAAATGCCGATGGTATTTATCTTTCCCCGATTAACAATCTACCACTGTGCAACATGATACGAAACGCGAATACGGCTAGTATGTCACATATTATACtaactaattatttattgccATATCGAGTGTTTCATTTccaaattgtatatataattgcaTCGTTAACGATTCGTAAACAATATGTTATCAACATATGGtctttgataattaaatttcagcATTTTTGGATGTACgatttaattaagaatatatgtat contains:
- the LOC122626907 gene encoding uncharacterized protein LOC122626907 — translated: MVGDYFGKIDINRQYNFNTQLSTFQKLLNSSELAKSHLAKSRQFLSRGHLTAMVDFVYGALQSLTFWYINAAPQWMSFNAGNWERLENSIRNFSTYRSLDLDVYTGVHGQMTLPNARGKQQDIYLYVNGTNKAVPVPKFYWKIIYDPRSKKGTAFVGLNDPFIKSITEDIYICSDISSEIKWLLWRPNDIKAGISYACTVDDLRKAVPTIPKFQTVGILT